A DNA window from Brassica napus cultivar Da-Ae chromosome C1, Da-Ae, whole genome shotgun sequence contains the following coding sequences:
- the LOC106402267 gene encoding uncharacterized protein LOC106402267 — MVSFDKLQMLTFSVLILIIVAESHRKVLVEDNGRELERLLNYVNRPAIKSFQTELGDILDCIDINKQLAFDHPMLRTHSVQLRPTNTSKWAINRNNSKNGGSVPFGQDGIRCPLGTVVVKRTTYEDVIQAHRLKSMGSKYSRYVSSKGNNIDLTGYHFAVGEFKYDNYGGKANLSIWEPEVSPTQISSASMLVATGNYEHFQSIRAGWIVYQWLNKNHSRLFTYWTADGFIKTGCFNTLCPGFVQVSTKIPLGYLFNQVSTYGGKQYEIKISIFQDSKTGDWWLVVFDENVGYWPKSLFTEDGLVHGASLISYGGEVYSPVKEKSPHMGSGHFPIEGYLRAAYVNGIEVADEIDGKLSKPPISTVNPLSTTPNCYKAETKSDSKVPYDAIFYGGPGGCTL; from the exons ATGGTTTCCTTTGATAAGTTACAGATGCTGACTTTTTCGGTACTAATTCTCATTATTGTTGCCGAGAGTCACAGAAAAGTACTAGTGGAAGACAATGGAAGGGAGCTGGAAAGATTACTCAACTATGTCAATAGACCTGCAATCAAAAGCTTCCAG ACTGAACTTGGTGATATATTGGATTGCATCGACATTAATAAACAGCTAGCATTTGATCATCCTATGCTCAGGACCCACTCTGTTCAG TTGAGGCCTACAAATACATCTAAATGGGCCATCAACAGAAACAATTCAAAGAATGGTGGTTCTGTTCCGTTTGGACAAGATGGGATAAGGTGTCCACTTGGGACAGTGGTTGTTAAGAGGACAACATATGAAGATGTTATACAAGCTCACCGTTTAAAATCCATGGGGTCCAAATATTCAAGATATGTTTCTTCAAAGGGAAATAATATCGACTTAACTGGTTATCAT TTTGCCGTGGGTGAGTTCAAATATGACAATTATGGAGGAAAGGCAAACCTCAGCATTTGGGAACCAGAAGTTTCACCCACTCAGATCAGTTCTGCGAGTATGCTTGTCGCCACAGGCAATTATGAACATTTTCAAAGCATTAGAGCTGGATGGATA GTGTACCAATGGCTAAACAAGAACCACAGTCGCTTATTCACCTACTGGACT GCAGATGGATTTATCAAGACAGGTTGCTTCAATACATTATGCCCTGGTTTTGTCCAAGTGAGCACCAAAATCCCGCTGGGCTACCTTTTTAACCAAGTTTCTACATACGGTGGcaaacaatatgaaataaaaatcagCATCTTTCAG GATAGTAAAACAGGAGATTGGTGGTTGGTGGTGTTTGATGAAAATGTTGGATACTGGCCAAAATCATTGTTCACAGAAGACGGTTTAGTCCATGGAGCAAGTTTGATATCATATGGAGGAGAAGTATACAGTCCAGTGAAAGAGAAGAGCCCACACATGGGAAGTGGGCATTTCCCCATTGAAGGTTACTTGAGAGCAGCCTATGTGAATGGTATTGAAGTGGCTGATGAAATTGACGGCAAACTATCAAAGCCACCAATTTCTACAGTAAATCCACTCTCAACCACCCCAAATTGTTATAAAGCAGAAACCAAATCAGATAGTAAAGTTCCGTATGATGCAATCTTCTATGGAGGACCAGGAGGTTGCACACTCTAG
- the LOC106398134 gene encoding uncharacterized protein LOC106398134, giving the protein MISPKKLILLTFSALGLIIVAKSDRTLSLEKDEKELVRSLTSINKLAIKSFQTEHGDILDCIDINKQLAFDHPLLKNHTIQLMPTTIPKWNINNNKNSKNGDSVPFRQDDISCPSATVVVKRITQEDLIQSQRLKSMGSKYSRHISSEGKNIELSGFHFAVAEYRHQVFGAKVNFSIWEPEVSPTQFSSASMLIAQGSKEQFQSVRAGWIVYQWLNQNHSRLYTYWTADGFIKTGCYNILCPGFVQVSARIPLGIFFGPVSVYDGPQYEVGIRIYKDGSTGDWWLVVYDENVGYWPNSLFTKAGLGHGASLVAYGGEVYSPVNEKSPSMGSGHFPSEGYSKAAYVNNFEVVEGSVASKPLFPVTLFSSTPNCYKASLTGKKKVWYNAIFFGGPGKCV; this is encoded by the exons ATGATTTCCCCTAAGAAGCTTATTTTGCTGACTTTTTCAGCATTAGGTCTCATTATAGTTGCCAAGAGCGACAGAACATTATCACTGGAAAAGGATGAAAAGGAGCTGGTGAGATCACTCACCTCTATCAATAAACTTGCAATCAAGAGCTTCCAG ACTGAACATGGTGATATATTGGATTGCATTGACATTAATAAGCAGCTAGCCTTTGACCATCCTCTGCTCAAGAACCATACTATTCAG TTAATGCCTACAACAATACCTAAATGGAatataaacaacaacaaaaattcaaagaatGGTGATTCAGTTCCTTTTCGACAAGATGACATAAGTTGTCCATCTGCGACAGTGGTTGTTAAGAGGATCACACAGGAAGATCTTATACAATCTCAACGTTTGAAATCAATGGGGTCCAAATATTCAAGACATATTTCTTCAGAAGGAAAAAACATTGAGTTATCTGGTTTTCAT TTTGCGGTGGCTGAGTACAGACATCAAGTTTTTGGAGCAAAGGTAAACTTTAGCATTTGGGAACCAGAAGTTTCTCCCACTCAATTCAGTTCTGCGAGTATGCTTATCGCCCAAGGCTCTAAAGAACAGTTTCAAAGCGTTAGAGCTGGATGGATA GTCTACCAATGGTTGAACCAGAATCACAGTCGCCTGTACACCTATTGGACT GCAGATGGATTTATCAAGACAGGTTGCTACAATATCTTATGTCCTGGCTTTGTACAAGTGAGCGCCAGAATCCCACTCGGCATCTTTTTTGGACCAGTTTCGGTTTATGATGGCCCACAATATGAAGTAGGGATCAGAATCTATAAG GATGGCAGCACAGGAGATTGGTGGTTAGTGGTGTACGACGAAAATGTTGGATACTGGCCAAACTCATTGTTCACAAAAGCAGGCTTAGGTCATGGAGCTAGTTTGGTAGCGTATGGAGGAGAAGTATACAGTCCAGTGAACGAGAAAAGCCCAAGCATGGGAAGTGGGCATTTTCCGAGTGAAGGTTACTCGAAGGCAGCCTATGTGAATAATTTTGAAGTGGTCGAAGGAAGTGTAGCTTCGAAGCCCCTTTTTCCTGTAACGCTATTCTCAAGCACTCCGAATTGTTACAAAGCAAGTCTTacaggtaaaaaaaaagtttggtacAACGCTATCTTCTTTGGAGGGCCAGGAAAATGTGTTTAA